Proteins encoded within one genomic window of Nordella sp. HKS 07:
- a CDS encoding DUF302 domain-containing protein: MLNRRSLAVALAISALIPIPAQAAQNGIVEGKSAYSMSETIDRLKKDVAAKGITFFAEIDQTKLAADAGIKLGPSTLLIFGNPALGSQFMTSNPQAGIDWPVRLLVIEDKNGQVWTIYNDFGYIARRHHISNRAAAFKMASEVIASITSSVKK, from the coding sequence ATGTTGAATCGCCGCAGCCTCGCCGTCGCACTGGCGATATCCGCCCTTATTCCCATCCCAGCCCAGGCTGCGCAGAATGGCATCGTCGAAGGGAAAAGCGCCTATTCCATGAGCGAGACCATCGACCGCCTTAAGAAGGATGTCGCCGCCAAGGGCATCACATTCTTCGCCGAGATCGATCAGACGAAGCTGGCAGCCGATGCCGGAATCAAGCTTGGACCCTCAACGCTGCTGATCTTCGGCAATCCGGCGCTCGGTTCCCAGTTCATGACGTCAAACCCGCAAGCTGGCATCGATTGGCCGGTACGCCTGCTCGTCATCGAGGACAAGAACGGCCAAGTTTGGACGATCTACAACGACTTCGGCTACATCGCCCGACGGCATCATATCAGCAATCGCGCTGCTGCCTTCAAGATGGCCTCCGAAGTCATCGCATCTATCACATCGTCGGTCAAGAAATAG
- a CDS encoding LysR family transcriptional regulator, producing the protein MELHQVRYFLAVAEELNFSRAAEKCSVSQPALSRAIILLEQEFGGSLFHRERRLTHLSPLGRMVRPYLELIARESDATLKLARQHAGAEKHTLKLGIMTTIAPNQFTELIMAVPRAYAGVDMMLSDANSFELERRLTAGEIDAAICALPGREPGPELHLLPLFREQMVIAIHPNHRFANQPAVRVKDLGGEAYIHRNHCEFAGYADGILHSQGVTVAPAYFSDSEEWTQAMIAAGLGFGFMPRHSVNHPGVIALPVIEPEFWRVVSLVTMTEKAHSPALGVLVREAMRKEWFGAKAIAASETAADQSIS; encoded by the coding sequence ATGGAGCTCCATCAGGTACGCTATTTTCTGGCGGTCGCGGAGGAGCTCAACTTCTCGCGCGCCGCCGAGAAATGTAGCGTGTCGCAGCCGGCACTGTCCCGGGCGATCATTCTTCTCGAGCAGGAATTCGGCGGCTCGCTGTTTCACCGCGAACGTCGGCTGACCCATCTGTCGCCGCTCGGCCGGATGGTGCGCCCCTATCTCGAACTAATTGCCCGAGAATCGGACGCGACCTTGAAATTGGCTCGGCAACATGCGGGCGCGGAAAAGCACACGCTCAAGCTCGGCATCATGACAACCATAGCGCCGAACCAATTCACGGAACTGATCATGGCGGTGCCGCGTGCCTATGCCGGGGTCGACATGATGCTCTCGGACGCGAATTCCTTCGAGCTTGAACGCCGCCTCACGGCCGGTGAGATCGATGCCGCCATTTGTGCGCTGCCAGGCAGGGAGCCGGGACCCGAACTCCATCTTCTGCCCCTATTCCGGGAGCAGATGGTGATTGCCATCCATCCCAACCATCGCTTCGCCAATCAACCGGCGGTGCGGGTGAAGGACCTCGGCGGCGAAGCCTATATCCATCGCAATCACTGCGAATTTGCGGGCTATGCCGACGGCATATTGCACTCGCAAGGGGTCACTGTAGCGCCCGCCTACTTCAGCGACAGCGAGGAATGGACGCAGGCGATGATCGCCGCGGGGCTTGGCTTTGGCTTCATGCCCCGCCACAGCGTCAATCATCCCGGCGTCATCGCGCTCCCGGTGATTGAGCCCGAATTCTGGCGGGTCGTCAGCCTGGTGACGATGACGGAAAAGGCGCACTCGCCCGCGCTTGGCGTACTGGTCCGCGAAGCCATGCGCAAGGAATGGTTCGGCGCTAAGGCAATCGCGGCCAGCGAAACGGCGGCGGATCAGTCTATTTCTTGA